From the Oxalobacter vibrioformis genome, the window GGCCATAACGCCATCAAGTTTGATATCCCCCTTCTCAAGAAGTTATATCCCCATTTCAAAGTAGACACCTCCAAGGTCATTGATACTTTGGTGTACGCAAGGCTCGTCTTTGCAGACATCAGGATCAAGGATGCAAAGCTGGTTAAATCCCGGAGACTACCTGGAGAGTTTTCTGGGCTTCATAGTCTGGAGGCTTGGGGGCACCGGCTTAACCTCCACAAGGGGGACTATGCCAAAGAGATGGAGGCACGGGGGCTGGACCCATGGGCAGCTTGGAATCAGGACATGGAGGACTACTGTGAGCAGGACACCGCAGTTACCCTGAAGCTGTTCAACCTGTTGGAAACTAAAGCGTTCTCTGAGGAGTCAATCACATTAGAGCATGAAGTTGCCTGGGTGATTGCTCGTCAGGAACGCTATGGCTTCCAGTTCAATGAGCCTAAAGCTGTGGACCTCTATGGGACTCTTGTCCAGAAGAAGCTGGAGACAGCTGAGAGGGTCCGTAAGGTGTTTGGTCCTAAGTACCTTCGAGATGGGAAGATATTTACCCCCAAGAGGGACAACTCAAGGATGGGCTATGTAGCAGGCTCTCCTGTTCAGAAGATCAAGCTCACCGAGTTTAATCCTGGGAGTAGGGACCACATAGCTTATTGGTTGAAAACTCTTTATGGATGGGTTCCCACAGAGTTCACAGCTGATGGCAAGCCTAAGGTAGACGATGACACCTTAATGAATCTCCCTTATCCAGAAGCGGAGCCTCTTAAGGAATACCTGATGCTGGTCAAAAGGTGTGGGCAGATAGCTGAAGGGAAGGCCGCTTGGCTTAAGTGTGTATCTAACGGAAGGATGCATGGCTCTGTGAATACCAACGGAGCTGTCACCGGAAGGATGACACACAGCGGCCCTAACATGGCTCAGGTTCCTGCTGGTTACTCACCATATGGTAAAGAGTGCCGAGAGCTGTTTGAGGT encodes:
- a CDS encoding DNA polymerase → MIFDIESDGLLNEATKVHCLVMRATSTGKSTRYSDHPESSGRPLQEGLEVLMQSPRLIGHNAIKFDIPLLKKLYPHFKVDTSKVIDTLVYARLVFADIRIKDAKLVKSRRLPGEFSGLHSLEAWGHRLNLHKGDYAKEMEARGLDPWAAWNQDMEDYCEQDTAVTLKLFNLLETKAFSEESITLEHEVAWVIARQERYGFQFNEPKAVDLYGTLVQKKLETAERVRKVFGPKYLRDGKIFTPKRDNSRMGYVAGSPVQKIKLTEFNPGSRDHIAYWLKTLYGWVPTEFTADGKPKVDDDTLMNLPYPEAEPLKEYLMLVKRCGQIAEGKAAWLKCVSNGRMHGSVNTNGAVTGRMTHSGPNMAQVPAGYSPYGKECRELFEVRRDKKLVGIDAAALELRCLAGYMAAWDNGAYIKTVLEGDKSKGTDIHSVTARGIGLDPVKLYFEGESGRDIAKTWFYAFIYGAQDPKLGEILTRIINNRTAGHRSRMGLSRSLPALGKLTERVKVTAQDRKGILKGLDGRLLSVRGLHAALNTLLQGAGAAIMKRALVIFDNSLQSRGYLPGVNYEFVANVHDEWQVEVDEGIAEEVGKLGCEAIRLAGEYYNFRCPLSGEYKIGNNWSETH